The Candidatus Binatia bacterium genome segment GTCATCGACCCGAAGCGCCAGCGAACCTTCCTGTACTACCTCATGGAGTACGTCGACGGGACGACGCTGGCGGAGTGGCGCGCCAGTCGGGAGGACGTCGAGATCCGTGAGGTGACCGATCTCATCGAGCAGATCGCGCAGGGCCTGCAGGCCTTCTTCCGCCGCGAAATGCTCCACCAGGATGTGAAGCCGCCCAACATCCTCGTCGGTCGCGAGGGGCGGGTGCGCATCGTCGACTTCGGCTCGTGCTGGGTCGCGGGGATCCGGGAAATCGCCGCACCGATCGAGCGCGACGTCGCACTCGGGACCGCACAGTACTCCGCGCCGGAAACGCGCTCGGGCGAAACGGCGGGCGTTCCGTCCGAGGTATTCTCACTGGCTACGGTCGCCTACGAGTTGCTCACGGGTGCCCTGCCGTTCGGGGATGCGATCGAGGCCGTGCAGACCCCCAAGGACTTCGAGCGGTTGTCGTACAAGCCGAGCTACGAGCACGATCCGCTGATCCCCGTCTGGCTCGATGGGGCGCTGCGGAAGGCGCTCGCGCCCCGTCCGGCAGATCGATACCGCGAGGTCTCGGAGCTGGTCTACGATCTCCGCCACCCGAACCCGAAGCTGCTCGGCCGATGGCGGCCTCGGCCGCACGGGTCGCAGGAAATCGGGTGGTGGAAGCGGGCTGTCGGCGTGTTGCTGGTCCTGCAGGCCCTTACGATCGGGCTCCTGATCTTTGGCTAGCGCAGGTCCCAGTCGATCGGGGAAAGCGGATCGGGGGAGTAGCCGCACAGCCGGCCCGTCCGCACGCACTTCTCGAGGTGGTCACCCAGCGCCGGATCGTTTTCGCGAATGCGCTTGATGGCGTCTCGCACCGTACGGGTGACGTTGATCCGTGCGCGCTCGGTGCCCGAAGCGTGCCTGCGCGAACGCCCCCCGAGGCCCGTCGCGGCCGCCACGACTTCGGCGATACGCTCTCGCTCACCACGCAACTCTGAAGCGCGCCCCGTGTCGTTGTTCGCCTCAGCCTCCTCGATTTCACCGCGGAGCGACTCGAGCTGAGCGCGGTACTCCGCGCGCGCCCGCTCGTCGAGCACGTCGTCCTCCGACTCGCCCTGACGCGTGACGGCCTCGTGCGCCGCGGCCTCCCCGATCGCGGCCGGCCCGGCATCCTGCACCAATTCGATCGCCGTGAGGTCGTCGCCCGGGCGTGCAAGCATTCGATGCAACTGATCGAGCCCTCGCGATCCGCGGATGCGAAATGGGCTGTCGGCGGGCCCGACGGCCCACCCATCGCCGTCTCGGCGGAACGCGATACGACGCGATGGCCTGTCCTCCGACGCGCCACCTCCCACCGGGGCTCCAGTCGCGCGAGCGGCGACCTCGCTCGCAAGCTCGACGATGCGCAGCGCACCGATCTCTCGGGCGATGCCTTCGCCCTCGGCGAGAACACGCGCCGCGCGGTCGCGATCTTGGGACGGTCCGGAGGACGCCAAGGCGTCTGCAAGCCGGACCTTGGCATCTGCAACGAAGGGTGCCGCCCCCATTCCCTCTTCGAACTCGACGGCAGCCTCGAGGTGGCCCGCGGCGTCGGCGGAGCGACCGAGTGCCGATGCGAGGATTCCGAGATACCGCTGAACCCCGCCGTAGTAGACCGCCGCGAGCCCGGCGAGCACGACACCACCCGCCTGCGGCGCGAGTAGATCGTACAGCACCTCGGCTCGCTTCGTATCGCCAAGTGCCGCAACCGTTTCCGCGGCGACGGCGATGGTCACCATCCAATTCCCGTCGCGGGGGACACCGGCGAACCCGTCTCCTCCGAGCGCGGCGATCTCGGCCGCCGCCTCCTCGGGCCGTTCGGTTTCGACGAGCAGCAACGCAAGGACGGCCCGCCAGGTCGGAACCCGCGGGAACTGCGCCGCTACGCCGCGCACGATCGGTTCGAGCTCCCCGAGCCTCCGCTGCTCCCGCCGGACTACGTAGAGCTGGATGCCGGCGAACTGAACGAGGTTCTTCTCCCCCGGCCAGCGATCCGCCGCCGCGAAGGTCTCGAGGACCCTCCCTTCGGCGCCCTGGAAGTCGCCGCGCATGCAGCGCCGCATCGCGTCGAACAGCGACAGGTAACCGGCGACCCGGGGATCGCCGATCCGGTGGGCCCTCTGTGTCAGTGCTTCGATCTCGGCGTCGGCGTCCACCGGTCGGCCTTGCTCGAGTGCCTGCATGATCCGACGCGTGCGGAACACTATGATCCGGAGGTGAAGCTCGGCCCGCTCCGCGACCTCGAGCCCCTCGCCGGCGAGCGCGACTCTTTCCTCGAGACGGCCCGGGCCCCAGAGAGCGAACAACCGAGCTTGAACCGCGGCGGCGTGAATCGCCGGATCTTGCGACCGCCGGCCGACGTCGAGCGCGGTTGCGCTGAGCTCGTCGATTCGGTGGCGCTCGTCACTGAAGTAGAGGGCGGCAACCAGCTCGCTGTCGACGAGCGCTTCGAGTGGATCACCGCTGCCCTCGAGCCCGGCGCGGGCATCTTCCAGGAGCCGCACCCGCTCCGGCTCGACGACGCCGGTTTCCGGTTCCGCGCCACTGAACGCGACGGCCGCGCGCGCCCGAAGGTGGGGATCGTCCCGCTCCTTCGCCAGCGCAGTCACGTCGCGAAGGATTCCGCGCCCCCGCTCGATCTCGCCCTGCCAGAGCAGGAGCTCGCCGAGTTCCAGGAGAAGATCACCGCGCAGATCTTGCGACTCTCTGGGAAGGTGTTCGAGCATCTCGACCGCCCGGCTGCACCACAGCACGGCGCGGTCGGCGAAGGTCTCTCGCCGCGCTCGGGCCGTTGCACGGCGCGCGAACTCGAGCGCGACCTCGGGGTCGCCCACCCCTCCCGCGGTCGTGCGGTGATGGGCGATCTCTTCCAGGTGCTCTGTCGATCCCGAGGGGAGTGACTCGAAGGCACACGCGATCGCCAGGTGGGCACGCGGACGTGCTTCGACCTCGATCTCGGCCGCGAGGGTCTCGCGCGTCAGGTCGTGGACGAAGCGATGGCGGTCGGCACCGGGTTCCAGGAGCCCCGCGTCCGCAGCGCGCGCCGCGATCTGCTCGACGCCGAGCTCGTCGACCTCCGCCGCACGAGAGAGTGTCCTCTTGTCGAATTCCGGCCCGATGAGTGCGGCGAGGCGCAAGACCCGCCGACCAGTCTCGTCAAACGAATCGAGCCGTCGCCGAATCGCGGCGCGGACGCCGAGAGGCAGGAGACGCGACGGCAAGCGGCCGGTCTCGGGGCCAATGTCGTCGCGCGCCGCCAGGGACCGCAGCAGTTCGTCCGCAAAGAAGGCGTTCCCTGAAGTGGCCGACAAAAGTGAGTTGCGAAGCTCCGCGGAGATCGGGAAGCCGAGCCTCGACTGCGCGAGCGCCCCGAGCGCCTCGCCGTCGAGTCCGCCCACGGCGATCGTCGTGAACTCGCGCAGAAGGCCTTCGAGCGCCGGCTGCGCCTCGATGCGCTCACGGAGCTCGACCTCGCGCGAGGTCGCGATCACACACAGGGGAAGCGCGCGACACGTACGAGCGACGAACTGCAGCGCTTTGATCGAGGCCTCGTCGCTTGCGTGAAGATCGTCGAAGACGACGAGCGCGGGGCGGGTCGACGTCAGGTTGGTCATGAGCTGCGCGAGCGCCTGGTAGAGGCGGAACTGAGTACCCTGCGGATCGAGGGCCACCGGCTCGGGGAGGTCCGGGAGGGCGCGGCGGACTTCGGGGGTGAGCACGACCAGGTCGCCGGCGGCCCCCGAGAAGAGTTCGGTGTGCTGGTCGGCCGGAACGGCGGCGATCACGTTGCGGACCAGCTCGATCCACGGCCACAGCGGCGGCGCCCCCTCGTCGTCCCAGGCCCGGCCCCAGACACACCGGAACCCGGCCGCGCGTTGCTCGGCCTCGGTGGCGAGACGGGTCTTGCCGGCACCCGGCTCACCGAGGGCCAGTAGGAACTGCGCCTGGCCGGAGGCGGCCGCCTCGAGCGAGGTGGCGATGTCGTGGAGTTCGGTTTCGCGACCGACGAAGACGGCAGCCCCGGCCAGACCACTCGTCACGCCGCTCTGCGCGCCCGGACCCCCTCTTTCCTCCGCAGACACTCCACCGCAGTACATCGCATGGGACGGGCATAGAGAACACCGTTCAAGGCCGAGCCGTCACGGCCCCAAAACGACGACCGGCCATGGCCTCCTCCCCGGATGCGGGAAGGCGACCATGGCCGGCTTGGGAGAGATGGTTCGGAGACCTAGTAGCGACCCTTCGCTCGGCCCCCCTTCAGCGCCATCTCGTGGAGCAGCGTCTGGCTGTCCAGATCCAGGAGCAGCGCGCCGTCGGAGACCTGGCCCACGATGCGACCGTCGACGAGCGACATCAGGTCCGTGCCCAGGTGATCACCGGGCTTGCCGTAGAACGGCTCACCGATGTTTCGCCCCTTGAAGTCCAGAGCGTAGATGGCGCCCGACGGGGACTTTTTCCTCGCCTTCCCCTTCAGGACGACGTTCGGCGCGCCCACCAGGATCCGCTCGGAGACGAAGTCGACGACGATCGCCGTACCGAAGTCACCCTTCTTCCGGGTCCGGCTCCAGAGCGTCGTGCCCTTTACGACGTCGCGCACCAACACCCGACCGCGCTGCTTTCCGAGGGCCAACCCGAACACCACCTCGGGCATGCCGTCGCCGGTGAGATCGGGGAGCATCGTGGCCGAGCGAATGCCGCCGACGCCGAGATCCTTCGGCGAAACGTTGAACTTCCTGTTGCCGAACTGCGCATTGAAGCGCCCACCCAGGCAGGAAGATCCGTCTTTACAGCCGCGCGTGAAGATCCGGAAGAAGTCCGGGTCGAATCCGGGGGGCGGAAGGTTGGAGAAGTCGAAATCGGGGTCGAAGTTCCCGCCCGGGCCGTTCGGGTCGAAGAGACAGATCGGCTGACCGGCGTTGCAGAGATCACACGCATCGCCGATGCCGTTGTCATTCTGGTCGCGCTGGTCCGGGTTGTCGTCGAACGGGCAGTTGTCGTCTTCGTCCGGAACACCATCGTTGTCGTCGTCGGGATCACAGTCGCTCGGGATGCCGTCGCCATCTTCGTCCGTGTTGCCACTCGAACGAGTGGGACGCTGGTCGTGGATCTCGCCGTCGCGTGGCGTGCACGAGGTGGGCACGGAATCCGGCGCGTGGTCCACCGGACGAAGTCCGAGCTCGTTCACACAGCCGTCACTGTCGATGTCACACTGGCAGTTGTTCGGGTTGTTGAAGGGATCCGGCGTCCAGGGACACAGATCACACCCGTCGCCGAAGCCGTCGAGATCGTTGTCGACCTGCTCCGGATTCACGTCGGCCGGGCAGTTGTCGTCCTCGTTCGGAACTCCGTCGAGGTCACGGTCGGGAAGGAAGCGGAACACGGCGTTCCGCTCGCCCGCCCGGCAGGCCGCCGGACGCGTCGGTGAGGGGGCGCACCAGAGCGTATCGGTGAAGCGGTAGCGACCTTCCGCATCGACCGCGTCGAGGGGACGCGTGAAGATCTCCTGAACCGTAGGAGCGGCGCTCAAGACTCCGTCGAAGAAGGCGGCCAGGTTCGGCGAGGCGGGAATCTCCTCGCTGAGCATTGCCCACAGCGCCTCCCGAGCAAGGCGATGCGCGCGACGCGCCGCGGAATCTGCACCCGGTGCGAGTGGTCGCAGCACCTCGTAGACCACCAGGAGCAAGCCCTCCGTCAGCTGAAGATCCGTCGCCTCACAGTGCGAGGAGTCTCCGGACGGAACCACGCAGATCCCGGCCGACGTCAGATCACACGACGCGAGCCCAGCCGGGCCACCGCACAGAGTCGTACACTGGCTGCAGAGGCTCCTGCTGGCGGGACACGCCTGGCAGGTCCCGTTCAGCACCGAAAGGTCGAGCTGCGCGCGCTTCAGACCACCGCCATCGTGGATCAGGTTGATGGTGTCGGTGCTCCAGGTGCCACCCGGGCCCGCGAGAGGAGCAAGCGAGTCACCTGCGAAGATCGAGCTCGTATCGAGCGTCAAGCCGCCCGACACCGGGATGTTCAGAAGAGGGATCTGCATGAGGCCGTCGAGAATCCGGCCCGGCATCCTACCGACCGATGCGAGCCGATCATGGATCATGCCGCGCGCGATCTCGCCGGCGGCAATGCAGGTGGCGAGCGGGACTCCCGCAGCGCCGAGCGGAGGGAAGAGGATTGCCACTTCGACGGGCAGCGCGGGAAGGAAGCAGAGGGCACCGGGAGCGATGGAGATGTCGGTCGAAACGAGACGGGAGCGAACGTGGACGTCGAGACCGGTTCCGCTCTCGGCCAGGTCGCGCGGCGCGCCAAGGCGGTAATCCTCGAAGATCAAGCCACGGTCGAATCGGCAGCCCGCGCCCGAACACGCAACGGGCTGGATGCGCAGTTCGAAGACCAACTGGTTCACGCCGATGTCGAGAGCCGCACCGAGCAGGTCGTTCGGGTCGAGATCGCCGGCGATCGGAAGTTCGACGACCAGCACAGGCGCCTCACGATCCTGCTCGCTGTTCCCCGAGTCGAAGGCGTTGAAGGACGTGCACACGCCAACCGTGTCGGCGCAGACGCCCGGCTCGAGAAAGCTGCGATCGCGGCAATCGTCGTTGGTCGAGCAGAGGCGATTCCACCGACACTCGCCGGCGACGGCTTCGCCTGCGTCGTCCGTAGGACAATCATACCCGGCGGAGCAGTTCGCGCGGACGTCGTCGCCCTCCATCGAACAGCTCCCTGTGTCCGACGGGAACTCGTACGTGTGGAAGTTCGTCCGCGGGCCGTCCCAGAAGACGTCGATGTCGTTCGAATCCACGCGGAGGTGAAGATCGTCGAACGGCACGGACTCGAGAGCTCCGAGACCGAAGCCGCCACAGACTGCGTCTGGCAGCTGGCCCTGAAGAAGCGGGCTCTCGCAGAGCGCGGCGACCTCGGCCTCCAACGTCGAGAGGGGAATCGGTGCAAAGAGGGGGCTGGCCGGCCCGAGCACGCTGGCGAACGCCTCGGGGCCCGACGCCCGGTGATCCGGGTTGCGGGGGTCGTAGATCTCGACGTCGCCGTTCGCTTCCGGCCAGAGGGCGCTCTTCACGCTCAGCTGGCCTCCGAGATTCCGCAGAAGGTTCCGCAGCGGCCGAACCTGTCGGTTCCGGGACTCGAAGGTGCCGGCCCGGATCTCAGCGCGTGTGAGTTCGGGGTTCGAGCGGCCGCGAAGTACGTGGCGGTCGGCGACCATGTCGCCGCCCAGCGAGAAGTTTCTACAGCCGGTGCCGAGCATTGTGACGAACGCCAGTCCCAGCAGTGCCTTGGCCGCAAAACCCTGAGTCCAACTTCGTTCATTTGCCTGATTATTCAGCGTTTTCATCGTTTCTCTCCCACTTTGGAGCGGCCGGACCGGCCCGCTTCGTCGTCGTTTTGTGGAGAGGCGTTCGATCGCTTCGAACGATGTTCGAAGAACGGGCGAGATTGCCGTTCGAACATCGGGTGAGCCGCATGCGGCGCCGGCTTCGTGTCCCGGTCAGCGGGCGCGGCGGGCCTCCTCGACCCCTAGGACGGGGAGAAAGCGGGCGCCTAGCTGCCCTGGCGTGCGGCGCAGAGCGGGCTCAAGCGGGGACTTGCTCGAAGAAATCCCCAGGTCGGCCCACCGGTGATGCCAAAGCCCGGGTGCCTTAGCTTCCGCCTGACCGTTGCGCGGGGTCGGGGCTGGTCGGTGGGCTCGCTCGACGAACCAACCGTCCCTCCCGAAACATCGACACCGTTAGGGCCCGGGAGTCGCTGTTGGGTCGGAGCGAGTCCCGCAGGCGCTCGTGTCACTCGGTAGAAAGCCGACCCTCCCTCGCCCAGGATCGCACCGACCCGACAGCGACTCTCGCGCCCGGCCGAAATCAGGAAGAAGCCCCGAGAGAGATCGGGAGACGCCTCCAGCCCCCATAGGATCGGCAAAAATGTAACGATTAAAGAATTCGCCGAGATTAAAGAACGTCCCCCGGTTAGCGGGGGGCCAGGGCTTCGAACATGGCTATGGCGCCGGCTTCGTCGCCGGTGATGGGGCTGACCATCGGGGTCGTGACCCCGGCGGCGCGGAAGGCCTCCAGCTTGTCGCGACACTCCTCGGCCGACCCGATGACCGCAATGCTGTCGATCATCTCGTCGGTGACGGACGCCCCCACCTTCGCGCGATCCTTCGCTTTCCAACCCTCGAGGATCCCCTTCGCCTCTTCCTCGTAGCCGCACCATGCGACGAAGCGGTTGTAGACGGACGTCGCGAAGTATGGGCCGAAGAAGCCGCGCATGAAGCCGCGGGCGCTCTCGGGATCGTCGGTGACGCAGACCATGAACCTCGAGACGACCTCGAAGTTCGAGAGGTCTCGACCGGCCTTCTCGGCGCCGATCTTCACGTGCTCGAGCATCTTCGGGACGGCCCCGACGGGCATCATGTTGAGGGTGACGCCGTCGGCGATCTCTCCGGCGAGTTCGAGCATGGGCGGGCCGAGCGCGCCGACGTGGATGGGGATCGCTGGGTTCGGCGGGATCATCTGCAGGCGGTAGCCGTGCGTTTCGAGGGTGCGGCCGGAGAAGTCGCTCTTCTCGCCGGTGAGGATGCCCCGGACGGCCGTCACGGTTTCGCGGACCCGGGAGAGCGGCCGCTTGAACGGGATGCCGCTCCACTTCTGGACGATGTTCTCGCTCGACGCGCCGATGCCGAGGATGAATCGTCCGGGAGCCAGCTCCGCGCACGACGCGGCCGCGCAGGAGATGACCGGCGGCGTTCGCGTGTAGGCCGGGATCACGGCGGTGCCGATACGCACCTTCGAGGTCACGGCGGCAGCCGCGGCGGCGACCACGAACGGGTCTGGGCCGCCGGAATCGGCGATCCAGAGGCTCTCGTACCCGAGCTCCTCGGCGCGCTTCGCTACGCGCTGACTCGCCGGGACGCTGGGAGGGGTGGGAAGACTCGCCGCTAGAATTCCTGCCATCCCTCTCGCTTAGCGCAAAAGGGGGCGAGCGGGGAGCCGTTCAGAACGCGATGAAGTAGGCGGCGACCATCGAGACCGCGAGAACGCCCCCGATGATGTACATCATCTGCGAAATATCGTCCGTAGGCTCATGCTTCGAATCGTTCGACATGCCCGCTCTCCTAACAAGGGGACGTTGGTTAGTCCCGCCCAAAACGTTTAGTCACGGCCGACCGGCCTGCGCGGGCGGGCGGGGTTAAACAAAAAAGGCGAGACTAACCAACGTCCCTCCCTAGGCGTCCACGGCGACGTCGGGTTCTAGGATGAGTTCGCAGGTGACGGAGTTGGCGATGAAGCAGCCCTGGTGGGCGCGGTCGACCAGCTTTCGGGCTTTTTCGGGGTCGGCGTCGGCGGCGAGGCGGATGCGGGGGCGGAGGGTGACCGAGGTGATCCGCATCCGACGGTCGGCGATGGCCAGGGTAGCGGTCGCGCGGTCCTCGTAGGCGAGGACGTCGAGCCCCGCGTGCTGGGCCAACGCGAGGTAGGTGAGCATCTGACAGGACAGCAGCGAGGAGAGGAAAAGTTCCTCGGGGTTCACGCAACTCGGGTCACCCTTGTACTGCGGCGCCGCCGAGACCTCGAGGTCCGGCCGCCCGTCGAATCGAACGCTGTGGTTGCCCTGGCGCTCATCCTCGGCGCCCTTCTCCCAGATCAGCTCTGCTTCGAACTCATGTGAATTCGCCATCTTTGCCCTCCGACGATTCGGTTGTGGCAGACGGCCGGACTGGCGGCTAGACGGGAGATGGCAAATAAACGTTTGTTTGGAGTTTACTTGGAGACATCTCCAAGTGTATAGTCGACTCCAAGTTTGGAGATTCCTCCAGTGGCGACCCTACCTACACCAGCAGCATCTCTTGGCGGGCGGCGAGAACGCCGGCGGCGAGAGCTCCGCGAGAGGGTCGTCGAGTCCGCGCTGAGATTGGTCGCGGAGCAGGGGTTCGAGGCTACGACGGTCGAGCAGATCGCCGCCGCGGCGGACATCGCGCCGGCCACCTTCTTTAACCACTTCCAGAGCAAGAGCGGCCTCCTCAGTGAGATTACCGGCGACGTCGCCGAGGCCCTGGAGACCCTCATCGGCCAGCATCTCGGTGCCGAAGGCACCGTCCGCCAGCAGGTCGAGGGTCTCGCCCTCCATGCGGCGGAAATGATCTCGGAGCACCAGAAGGTCTCCCGCGAGGTCATGCTCGAGATGCTCCGATCCGGCTCGCGTCCCGAAGACGCGGCACCGTACATGGCGAGTCTCCACCGCCCCCTGAGTACCATGCTGGCCGCCGGCCAGGACCGCGGTGAGGTCCGAGCGGACCAGGATGCAGAGTTTCTCGCCGAGATGGTTCTCGGCGCCTTTCACGCCACGGTTTCGCAGTGGCTTTCCGACGAAAAATACCCCATCGCCGAGCGGCTTCCCCGCGCGGCGTCGTTCATTTGGGATGCCATCCGAGCGGGCTCCGCCGGAGAGGCAAGCAACGAGAAGTGAGGATCGAAATAATGACTCCAGCCGATGTGAACTACGGAAAATCTGATTTCTGGACGTGGGACGAAGCGATGTACGACCGCCTGCGCTGGTTGCGCGAGAACGATCCGGTCCACTGGTCCGAGGAGACCGGGGCGTACATCCTGAGTCGTTTCGAAGAGGTCACGTTCGCCTCCAAGAACAACGAGCTCTTCTGCTCCGGCGAAGGTGTTCTGCCTGAGAATCCGGCCAAACTCGGCCTGATCGACGAGGACGAGCCTCGCCACCAGAAGCTCCGCCGTCTCGTGAACCAGGGCTTCACGCCGCGCATGGTGAAGAAGCTCGAGGAGAGCGTTCAGGAGATCATCGAGGGCTCGCTGAATGACGTCGGTGCGAAGGGCACCTGCGACTTCGTCGACGACATCGCCGTCCCCCTGCCGCTGCTCGTCATTGCCAAGATGATCGGGATCCGTCACGAGGACTTTGGGCGTTTCCACCATTGGTCGGACGCGATGATCCTGGCCCAAGGCAACATGCACGAGCCCGGCGTCGCCGAGGCGGCCGCCCAGGCGTTCGTCGAGTACGGCCAGTACGTGTCCGAGCTCATCGAGGATCGGCGCACGACCCCGCAGGACGATCTCCTCAGCATCCTCGTCAGCGCGAAGGACGAGGGCATGATCGGTGAGCACGAGAACAACGGTACGCGTCCGGGCTTCAGCGAGGAGCAGAAGGAGATGGGCAACGACGAGCTCATCATGTTCTGCGTTCTCCTCATGGTGGCCGGAAACGAGACCACGCGGAACGGCCTCTCGGGCGGTATGAAGCTTCTGATCGAGAACCCGGAAGCCCGCCAGCGCCTCCTCGACGACCCGTCGTTGATCCCCGGCGCCATGGAGGAACTCCTCCGCCTCACGTCCCCGGTCGTCTCCTTCATCCGGACGGC includes the following:
- a CDS encoding serine/threonine-protein kinase; its protein translation is VIDPKRQRTFLYYLMEYVDGTTLAEWRASREDVEIREVTDLIEQIAQGLQAFFRREMLHQDVKPPNILVGREGRVRIVDFGSCWVAGIREIAAPIERDVALGTAQYSAPETRSGETAGVPSEVFSLATVAYELLTGALPFGDAIEAVQTPKDFERLSYKPSYEHDPLIPVWLDGALRKALAPRPADRYREVSELVYDLRHPNPKLLGRWRPRPHGSQEIGWWKRAVGVLLVLQALTIGLLIFG
- a CDS encoding AAA family ATPase; the encoded protein is MTSGLAGAAVFVGRETELHDIATSLEAAASGQAQFLLALGEPGAGKTRLATEAEQRAAGFRCVWGRAWDDEGAPPLWPWIELVRNVIAAVPADQHTELFSGAAGDLVVLTPEVRRALPDLPEPVALDPQGTQFRLYQALAQLMTNLTSTRPALVVFDDLHASDEASIKALQFVARTCRALPLCVIATSREVELRERIEAQPALEGLLREFTTIAVGGLDGEALGALAQSRLGFPISAELRNSLLSATSGNAFFADELLRSLAARDDIGPETGRLPSRLLPLGVRAAIRRRLDSFDETGRRVLRLAALIGPEFDKRTLSRAAEVDELGVEQIAARAADAGLLEPGADRHRFVHDLTRETLAAEIEVEARPRAHLAIACAFESLPSGSTEHLEEIAHHRTTAGGVGDPEVALEFARRATARARRETFADRAVLWCSRAVEMLEHLPRESQDLRGDLLLELGELLLWQGEIERGRGILRDVTALAKERDDPHLRARAAVAFSGAEPETGVVEPERVRLLEDARAGLEGSGDPLEALVDSELVAALYFSDERHRIDELSATALDVGRRSQDPAIHAAAVQARLFALWGPGRLEERVALAGEGLEVAERAELHLRIIVFRTRRIMQALEQGRPVDADAEIEALTQRAHRIGDPRVAGYLSLFDAMRRCMRGDFQGAEGRVLETFAAADRWPGEKNLVQFAGIQLYVVRREQRRLGELEPIVRGVAAQFPRVPTWRAVLALLLVETERPEEAAAEIAALGGDGFAGVPRDGNWMVTIAVAAETVAALGDTKRAEVLYDLLAPQAGGVVLAGLAAVYYGGVQRYLGILASALGRSADAAGHLEAAVEFEEGMGAAPFVADAKVRLADALASSGPSQDRDRAARVLAEGEGIAREIGALRIVELASEVAARATGAPVGGGASEDRPSRRIAFRRDGDGWAVGPADSPFRIRGSRGLDQLHRMLARPGDDLTAIELVQDAGPAAIGEAAAHEAVTRQGESEDDVLDERARAEYRAQLESLRGEIEEAEANNDTGRASELRGERERIAEVVAAATGLGGRSRRHASGTERARINVTRTVRDAIKRIRENDPALGDHLEKCVRTGRLCGYSPDPLSPIDWDLR
- a CDS encoding LLM class flavin-dependent oxidoreductase, producing MAGILAASLPTPPSVPASQRVAKRAEELGYESLWIADSGGPDPFVVAAAAAAVTSKVRIGTAVIPAYTRTPPVISCAAASCAELAPGRFILGIGASSENIVQKWSGIPFKRPLSRVRETVTAVRGILTGEKSDFSGRTLETHGYRLQMIPPNPAIPIHVGALGPPMLELAGEIADGVTLNMMPVGAVPKMLEHVKIGAEKAGRDLSNFEVVSRFMVCVTDDPESARGFMRGFFGPYFATSVYNRFVAWCGYEEEAKGILEGWKAKDRAKVGASVTDEMIDSIAVIGSAEECRDKLEAFRAAGVTTPMVSPITGDEAGAIAMFEALAPR
- a CDS encoding OsmC family protein; the protein is MANSHEFEAELIWEKGAEDERQGNHSVRFDGRPDLEVSAAPQYKGDPSCVNPEELFLSSLLSCQMLTYLALAQHAGLDVLAYEDRATATLAIADRRMRITSVTLRPRIRLAADADPEKARKLVDRAHQGCFIANSVTCELILEPDVAVDA
- a CDS encoding TetR/AcrR family transcriptional regulator, with the protein product MATLPTPAASLGGRRERRRRELRERVVESALRLVAEQGFEATTVEQIAAAADIAPATFFNHFQSKSGLLSEITGDVAEALETLIGQHLGAEGTVRQQVEGLALHAAEMISEHQKVSREVMLEMLRSGSRPEDAAPYMASLHRPLSTMLAAGQDRGEVRADQDAEFLAEMVLGAFHATVSQWLSDEKYPIAERLPRAASFIWDAIRAGSAGEASNEK
- a CDS encoding cytochrome P450 is translated as MTPADVNYGKSDFWTWDEAMYDRLRWLRENDPVHWSEETGAYILSRFEEVTFASKNNELFCSGEGVLPENPAKLGLIDEDEPRHQKLRRLVNQGFTPRMVKKLEESVQEIIEGSLNDVGAKGTCDFVDDIAVPLPLLVIAKMIGIRHEDFGRFHHWSDAMILAQGNMHEPGVAEAAAQAFVEYGQYVSELIEDRRTTPQDDLLSILVSAKDEGMIGEHENNGTRPGFSEEQKEMGNDELIMFCVLLMVAGNETTRNGLSGGMKLLIENPEARQRLLDDPSLIPGAMEELLRLTSPVVSFIRTATQDTEIAGKTIKKGEKVLMLYPSANRDAAQFDRPDELDIERNPQHLAFGIGNHFCLGANLARMELRVAFAELLKRTPDMNYANAGPVMAPSALVRSFQHMEVIFTPEAAKAAGAGAEA